The genomic region AAAACGTAAAGAAATTATGAATGGCTTAAATTATGAAAAGttttgaacagagttcaaacGTCTTAATGGATTAAACAAATATAATCAAATTGTAACATATTTTGAGAGGCAAAGGAAAGACCAATCGTCATGTCTGAATCCCCTCGTGCAGGCCTACTAAGTAGGTTAATGTTTTCTTTAAGAATAGGAAAATGCACCACGTACACCAGTAGCCAAAATTAGACATTATAATAGCCTATAGCCTAATAAACAccgtcatgcacctacccgatgtcaagtggaccaggttaaattcactgcgggtctcctgAATCTGTGCAAATTAGAGCAGCACTAAACAGCAATGtcgaatttgcaacattttgcaacaaatgaTTCTAGATCTGCCCCTATGTGTACACGTCAGAATTGTGAGGTATTCACCGGCTACAATGGcgcatctgtggctgctggtaatgCAACTACATAAAAGTCTTCTCTACGGGCCTGTTCTCCTCATTATTAACggtatgttttttatttgacgGCAGAGATCAGGGGCTGTTTCCAAAAAATGCAgggctatagcctcgaatgcccaggtctaacaaCTCGCCTGTGCACGAGTGTGTGGGATTAAACACAACAGCATCTTTATCTTTCattgtaaattatttgggaatgCAAACGCCAGTACAACTCTTTCCAGATGTTTTTcaagacacaaagagagaaataaagaaggacaactgtgtgtgtgaaacatttCTCAAGGCATTCAACTGCTTTGCATCTCATttttcttacacacacatagacacacaaacaaaaacacacacacacacacacacataaacacacactaacatctggagtgtgtgtgtttatataaaaGGTTTATAATATTTTACGAGGGTCAAGATGTGTTTTTCACTCTCTGACCTCAATTTAGAGCGACTTATCTGCTTAGAAATGATTTCCCAACTGCCCCttgttgcacaaacacacacacacacacacacacacacacacacacacacacacacacacacacacacacacacacacacacacacacacacacacacacacacatccaaccaCATATTTAAGAACAAAGATCTCCTCTTTCCATTTTTAAAGCAACAAACTCCTCAACATCCCCATGGACCGACACATAAATGAAGATGGGCCCGGATGGGGCGGCAGAGAGTGCACGTCACTCAGCCGGTGGGTTAATCCGATACGAAGGCAGAAACAGGCGAGGATGATTGTGACTCCAAACTCATTTCACAGCCACGCTTCaaggaacacgcacacacccacacacattcctCATTAAGTTTGGATGCTTGACCTATCATTAGGCCccaagtgatgatgatgatgatgatgatgatgatgatgatgatgatgctgacgatggtaaatagactgcatttatataacgCTTTCTCAGACCTGTTGAAGCCCTTAAAATATGGCCTCACATTCAGACACGTGTTCAAACACCAACGGCGGTGTCAAATGtacaaggcaacagccagctggtcgggagcagttagggttaggtgccttgctcataGACAACTCAACATGTATCACAGCTCTCAGAGGACCcggggatcaaaccagcaaccttacAGTGGCTCTACCGCTTGAGCCCCTGATAGTGATGAAGACATTACAAAATGACCAAGCTAAGGGAAAGTGTTTCACTTTAGCCTCACTCTGGTACTGATagctggtggggggagggggacagacagacatacaggtggatggacagacaggcagacatacagacaaacaggcagatcgacagacagacaggaattGAAAGACAGGCAGATTTGGCGACAAAGGACAAATGGTTGTTGTCACAAGTTAGATACAATCAAATAGTATCAAAATATTATGACTAAAGTATTATGGTAGTAGAGTATAGGCTATTATGGAAGGTTGTGGTCGAATGAGGGACAACCCGGATGGTACATTTATGAAACCAGTCCTCTTTTGTGCTGTAGGAAGAAACATTTGAAGTTCATGTAGGGCCAAGCTAAATTCAAGCTGATTCATCTGAGATATCCCTTCAGGATTTGGTTTTTCtttcagtttaaaacaaaatcaaataaaacaactttttttcgaatgtttatttttcagaaaGCAAAATCTTaacaacaatacaaaaatataatatCATTCATTAACTGCTTTAAAGACAGAACAAAGGGATTTTTGTTAACAAAGATATGCATCAACAGTGAAAACTGTTTTCTCTTCACAAAGAATAGAAATTCAACATGATGAAACCACCATGTTGTGTttaacattataatatatatttatattatcaaCTCTATTCTTATATAAATTTTCAATAAATGCTTGAATTTGAATCAGAAGACAGGTAGGAAAGGCTgaagcagggggcggggcttctggtggtagggggaggggcttcCAGCAGTGGGGGGGCCAGACTTGGTTGCATTCTGCAAAAATATTGAATGACATTGATAAGAAACAGTGAAAAAGTATAAAGaaaggacacgcacgcacacacacacacacacacacacacacacacacacacacacacacacacacacacacacacacacacacacacacacacacacacacacacagacacactgtgctgtgtctgtgttagtcTGTGGTCTACTGTTTGtagtctacctgtctgtccgtccacgTGCCTTTCTGTGTGGGTCCATTTATACTGGTGTGTCAGTCTCTGGCTGACCtgcttacctgtctgtctacctgtcagTCCTAGGAGAGGTGCGGGTCTCTGCATGCCAGACCGTCTGCCAGCAGcgcctcctctagtctcctcctggtccggaacaccacctcctcctgctccctacgcgcgcacacacacacacacacacacacacacacacacacacacacacacacacacacacacacacacacacacacacacacacacacacacacacacacacacacacacacacacacacacacacacacacctctgatgAGGAAGGCCTTCTCTTGCTCCACCTGCTCGTCCTCCACCTCTAGCACCTCCTActactcatcccccccccccctcctcttcttcctcccgccttcctcctctatctcctcctactcttcatcctcctccccttcctctacTTAGAATAGAACAAAATAGAACACATCTTTAATGACCACCAAGGGGGACATTTGTCTTTGGCTCACCAGACATAATAGACAGATAAACATACAGACATATTGTCACAGACATATAATGAACATTTCAGGATAAAAAGGAAATAATACATATGcttaaatacatacaaatatataaataaatgtactaactcccgccttcctcctctaccttctcatactctccatcctcctcctcctcctcctcctcctcctctacctcctccccctcctcccccctcccccctacctgaTGTGCTCCTGGGTGATGGTGAAGGCTCTGCAGGgcggctgggaggtggagatcCACACCCCCGGGTTCTTCTCCACGCCGGAGGAGGCCGCCTGGCCCGTcaccggggaggaggaggagtggagggccGCCGCGATGGCAGCCAGCAGGACCTCGTCCCCTTCTCCCACACTGTGAGGACTgaggcctgggggagggggggggggggggggggggagggggagagagggagggggagagacggagggggagagacggagggggagagggggagagagggagggggagagagggagaaagggagggggagagggagggagggggagagggagagagggaaggggagagagggaaggggagagggagagagggagagagggagggggagagggagagagggagagagggagggggagagggagagagggggagagggagagagggagggggagaccgacagagagagagacagagacacaaagagatagacaaacagacagacatacggacagacagacagagacacagagagacagagagacagacagacagacagacagacagacagacagacagacagacagacagacagacagacagacagacagacagacagacagacagacagacagagtagaGAGTTAATGCCTGGACAgacttaaaggtgctgtaggtaagacgtaaaagctattatttgagtgtaacCAATTCTGGTCCAGCAATCTGCCTGCTATTTTAGTGAGAACTGCTCTAAGAAGATCTGTTGTAGTTGAGTGTGCACGCCTCGGTATGAGACCATTTTGATTTCCGACCACTCCCGGCTAATATCTGACCAGATGGTTCTTGGGAAACCATCTTGCCTATCACATCTGTGTTGAATGCAACAGTGCTCAAAGGCAGAGGAACGTGGGGAGGCAGTGAGCAGAGTGGGAGGAACGttgatgtgttgtgttattTCTAAGtgttgctctcctcctctcaccctaAATAGACAACATAAAACAGAATGGCCGGTTTGCGTCAAAAGTCATGCTCTACATTGGGCTTCAGTGTGCGCAGGGAATTCAAATTAGGGGTGAGGAGTGTTAGGGGTCCAGAGCGTTGGGGGTTAGGGATGATGGGTTAGGAGTGTTAGGGTCAGGAGTGTTCTAGGTTAGAGGTTAAGGGTCAGCGGTTAGGAGCGCGAAGGGTTAGGGCTGTTGGAGGTCAATAGGAGTCAGGACGGTAAGGGTCAGAAGGTGAGGGGGCTAGGGTTTAGGAGTGTTGAagataaaggggggggggggtcaggaagGTAAGGGGTCAGGGTTAAGGAGTGAAGTGGGTCAGGGTCTTACTCTGAAGTCCTTTAGGAAGCTCCATGCATTTGAGCACCTCCTCCGTAACGTCCAGGGAACGCAACCCCTTCAACCGCTTCTCCCAGAacaactggaggaggagggaggatagAAGGAGccaagaggagagaagaaacgGGTATGTTTTCATCAGGTTCTAGGTCTATCGCGAGCAACCATCTTCAGATGAACGAacactgccccctagtggtggtCGCAGGTTCAGCAACAACCAATATATCGcggtatatacatttttttgtgtttgtgtgtacctgtctggGTGGCTCTGCTTCCCGCTGCAGGTCACTCTTGACCTTGTTGCCAGGGTGACCTATGACCTTGGTAACGGGCTGTTTAAAAATGGAGGCCGTCTGTCTGATAGGCAGAGAGGTGTTGAGGTCTCCTCTACCCCCctaggaggagaaagagagagagagagagagagagagagagagagagagagagagagagagagagagagagagagagagagagaaattattAGAAAATGGTATCAGGGGACAAACATACAACATTATTATGTCCATTTATACAAACAGAAAGTGTGCATCTAAAATGAACCAAAAGCAGACAGACTTATTTCCCTAGAGAGACGTGTGCGTTCCCTGTCTGCAGCCAGTGTCTAACCCTCAACCGGTTTCCTCTCGGCATTGGGGGAAAGTGTTTTGTTGTACCTGGGTGGTGCGTTGATGCTCCGGCGGTCTGAGTAAATGTCAAAAGGTAATAGGAAATAAAATGACACCTGTCTgcaattttatttttccatACGTTATGATCTCTGAATATCCCCTCAGGCTGAATCAATCAGCCGTGCTGCCTAGACCTAACTACACTATGATTGCCTTTTCTTTTAGAAATAATCCCGTTTTTTAATAATCAGTACATTAAGTCTACAAAATGATCCAGGGCACCAACCCCGGTGCCCTGTCTAACTGTCCTGTGTTGGAGCCATTCGCCCACCATGAGCTGCTGCAGCCGTGACCTCGTCTGTACTCTCTGCCTTACATAACCTGACCTCAGAAGGCCCTGCGGCAGAAGGCCTCCTAACTGAAAGCTTTCTGGTGGAAAGGGCTCGAGGCCAACAGGCCTCAGGTGGAACCTCTCCAATGTGCCACAACTGCACTGGTTCTCCCACATCTGTCCTGACAGTGAGCCCCAGCGGGACAGAGTCAGggtacagggtgtgtgtgtgtgtgtgtgtgtgtgtgtgtgtgtgtgtgtgtgtgtgtagtgtatgtaGATGTGTATGTACGTCCttgtatactgtatgtatgtgtgtagtgtATGTATGTTCGCGCGTGTGTAGATGTGTAATAtatgtgtttgtaggtgtgtaaTATATGTGTTTGCAGGTGTGtaatatatagtgtgtgtgtgtgtgtgtgtgtgtgtgtgtgtgtgtgtgtgtgtgtgtgtgtgtgtgtgtgtgtgtgtctgtgtgtgtgtgtgtgtgtgtgtgtgtgtgtttagcagaTGCGGGCTGTCAGGGCCAGCAAAGCCTTCTCTGCTGGCGTAGACACTTTCAgaacaatacattatttttattttaataaaatatatagtttataccttttaatacatatattttttcattcattctaTCTATTTTAATAAGTTTGTTCACATAAGTCTAAATacgtatttatttgtatttcctTCAGTTGCGTTGCCTCCAGcgcgataatatatatattagagcccTTATCCAATCAGATTATTTCCCTTCGCTGTCTCCGGGTAAAGAATTATCTAGCCGAGGCCTTCAGAATCCTGAGATAATCCCCTCGCTGTTGACCCTAATGGGGACTATGTTGTTGATTGACATGTTCTTCAGCCGCTCCACAACGAAATCGCACTTTGGTTGATATGTAAAGcctatattaatattattttggtttaaaaaaaaaatacctgtGTTCGTTAAAGTAACATGTGATTGTTTTGAATTGGTTCTTGTTTGGTAGCATTgaatatgtatacatttattgCACAAGTACTCTAAATCAAGCACAGGTTCTAGGAAAGAAGCAAGCACTCTACAGAGTTTTTACTAGGTCTAAATGATGGAAGATTTTTGGCTGCATTCATGGACAGTCGGAAATTGTAGAATCTGACGAATATTACGGTCTTTTCATCTTATGATTAGGGTAGGCTATGCGTGctttttgttgtggttgttttgggttaaaaaaaacaaaaaacattattcTTAAAGCTCGTTCAGTTGTAAGGGTTATATTGGGTGGTTACATCAACATGGCAATAACCCTGACGTCATTATTAAGTCATTTGAAAAGCGGTTTACTTCAGGATGATTGCATTGAAGGCCTCGTGGTAAAAGTCACGGCCAGCCACTGTAGTGTATGTAGATGTGTACGTCCTTGtatagtgtatgtatgtgtgtagtgtatgtatgtttgtgcgggTGTAGGTGtgaagtatatgtgtgtgtatgtgtgtaatgtgtgtgtgtgtgtgtgtgtgtgtgtgtgtgtgtgtgtgtgtgtgtgtgtgtgtgtgtgtgtgtgtgtgtgtgtgtgtgtgtgtgtgtgtgtgtgtttgtgtgtaccctAGCCAGTGTTTCGTGGGGTCTCTGGCGGGTCTTGTGTTTGCCAGCGGGGGCCATCTTCCCCGAGCGGAAGTCGAAGCATCGCAGGTCGACGCGGTTGCCAAGGTAACGAGACAGCTGCGGCCGGCTGCGGAACTTCTTACCTGATGGACTAAACAGCACAATACACACACGTTATATAGTTAAACAGCACAATACACACACGTTATACAGTTATACAGCACAATATACACACGTTATATAGTTAAACAGCACAATACACAAACTTTATATAGTTAAACAGCACAATATACACACTTTATATAGTTATACAGCACAATATACACACTTTATATAGTTATACAGC from Gadus morhua chromosome 19, gadMor3.0, whole genome shotgun sequence harbors:
- the LOC115532449 gene encoding methyl-CpG-binding domain protein 2; this encodes MGTECPSLPAGWRKEEVTRKSGLSAGKTDVYYYSPSGKKFRSRPQLSRYLGNRVDLRCFDFRSGKMAPAGKHKTRQRPHETLARGGRGDLNTSLPIRQTASIFKQPVTKVIGHPGNKVKSDLQREAEPPRQLFWEKRLKGLRSLDVTEEVLKCMELPKGLQSLSPHSVGEGDEVLLAAIAAALHSSSSPVTGQAASSGVEKNPGVWISTSQPPCRAFTITQEHIREQEEVVFRTRRRLEEALLADGLACRDPHLS